In Betaproteobacteria bacterium, the following proteins share a genomic window:
- a CDS encoding Na+/H+ antiporter gives MAVVQLTLALLLLTAAAGAFFRYSRLPLPVFLVVVGAAASFLPGLEAVGVDPEFFLLLFIPPILFADARMLPRRDLLHVLRPVLLLALGLVVLTVVTVGYFIHWLIPSIPLAVAFTLGAIVSPTDAVATVATTTALPLPNRVMHIVNAESLLNDATGLVAFKLAVAAAAAASTVSMNEVTGQFVILSGGGVCVGIIIEWSGRKLRERLLRFEADDQMLQTLLAVLVPYAAYLTAESLHVSGILAVVASGLWAGGQEVKGLSPEGRRHAREVWRMLSYTFNGLVFVLLGLQLRHMLAAVGHYDAGALAFYAFALWALLMVLRIGWVWASAHVRFRLHWGWAGGESGPDSRRMFLVSWAAVRGSITLAAALSVPILTMSGAPFPERELVVFLAAATIILTLALNGVPLPWIIRKLKARSDAREKPDENAARAEVARAAIAAVTAAQQSLADPEDVAFARQLVERYEDKVALREADPQQATRLAERIAVARRLRLSAIEAERSRLHEMHAADEINDEVLLTIEAELDEREVVTSQSPDRG, from the coding sequence ATGGCTGTCGTCCAGCTCACCCTCGCCCTCCTTCTGTTGACCGCCGCGGCCGGCGCGTTCTTCCGCTACAGCCGCCTGCCGTTGCCCGTCTTCCTCGTGGTCGTGGGAGCGGCCGCGTCCTTCCTGCCGGGCCTCGAGGCGGTCGGCGTGGATCCGGAATTCTTCCTGCTGCTCTTCATCCCGCCGATCCTCTTCGCGGATGCGCGGATGCTGCCGCGCCGCGACCTGCTGCACGTGCTGCGGCCGGTGCTGCTCCTCGCGCTGGGCCTGGTCGTGCTCACGGTCGTCACCGTGGGATATTTCATCCACTGGCTCATCCCGTCGATTCCGCTTGCGGTCGCCTTCACGCTGGGTGCCATCGTCTCCCCGACGGATGCCGTGGCCACCGTCGCGACCACGACGGCGCTGCCGTTGCCCAATCGCGTGATGCACATCGTCAATGCCGAGAGCCTGCTCAACGACGCCACCGGCCTCGTCGCCTTCAAGCTCGCGGTGGCGGCGGCCGCGGCGGCGAGCACCGTGTCGATGAACGAAGTCACCGGCCAGTTCGTGATCCTGTCCGGCGGCGGCGTGTGCGTCGGCATCATCATCGAGTGGAGCGGCCGGAAGCTTCGCGAGCGGCTCCTGCGCTTCGAGGCCGACGACCAGATGCTGCAGACGCTGCTGGCGGTGCTCGTTCCCTATGCGGCCTACCTGACGGCCGAGTCATTGCACGTCTCGGGGATACTCGCGGTGGTCGCCTCGGGATTGTGGGCCGGTGGGCAGGAGGTGAAAGGGCTGTCCCCCGAGGGCCGGCGCCATGCGCGCGAGGTGTGGCGGATGCTCTCCTACACCTTCAACGGGCTGGTGTTCGTGCTGCTCGGCCTGCAGCTTCGTCACATGCTCGCGGCCGTGGGGCATTACGACGCGGGCGCGCTGGCGTTCTACGCCTTCGCGCTGTGGGCCTTGCTGATGGTGCTGCGGATCGGCTGGGTGTGGGCTTCCGCCCACGTGCGCTTCCGGCTGCACTGGGGATGGGCAGGCGGCGAATCGGGCCCCGATTCCCGGCGGATGTTCCTGGTGAGCTGGGCCGCGGTTCGCGGTTCCATCACGCTGGCCGCCGCCCTCTCGGTGCCGATTCTCACCATGTCGGGCGCACCGTTTCCGGAACGCGAACTCGTCGTCTTCCTGGCCGCCGCCACCATCATTCTCACGCTCGCTTTGAACGGCGTTCCGCTGCCGTGGATCATCCGCAAGCTCAAGGCGCGCAGCGATGCGCGCGAGAAGCCCGACGAAAACGCCGCGAGGGCGGAAGTCGCGCGGGCGGCCATCGCCGCCGTGACGGCCGCGCAGCAATCGCTTGCGGACCCCGAAGACGTCGCTTTCGCCCGGCAACTGGTGGAGCGCTACGAGGACAAGGTCGCCCTTCGCGAAGCCGATCCCCAGCAGGCGACCAGGCTCGCCGAGCGCATCGCCGTCGCCCGGCGGCTGCGCCTGTCGGCCATCGAGGCGGAGCGCTCCCGGCTGCACGAGATGCACGCCGCGGACGAGATCAACGACGAGGTGCTGCTGACCATCGAAGCCGAGCTGGATGAGCGCGAGGTGGTCACCTCGCAGAGCCCCGACAGGGGTTAG
- a CDS encoding DUF302 domain-containing protein, whose amino-acid sequence MSNVKKGNYGYSRTVALSYEQAVERVTATLKEQGFGILTEIDVKATLKKKIDKDFTKYVILGACNPGFAFQALSSEIDIGLLLPCNVTVYENPADGKTVVSVLDPETMVTLTGRADIEPMARQVREKVVAAIEAI is encoded by the coding sequence ATGTCGAACGTGAAGAAGGGCAACTACGGCTACTCGCGCACGGTTGCGCTTTCCTACGAGCAGGCCGTGGAGCGCGTGACCGCGACGCTCAAGGAACAGGGCTTCGGCATCCTCACCGAGATCGACGTGAAGGCCACCCTCAAGAAGAAGATCGACAAGGACTTCACGAAGTACGTGATCCTGGGCGCCTGCAATCCCGGATTCGCGTTCCAGGCACTCTCGAGCGAGATCGACATCGGGCTGCTGCTTCCCTGCAACGTCACGGTGTACGAGAACCCCGCGGACGGGAAGACGGTCGTTTCCGTGCTCGACCCCGAGACGATGGTGACCCTCACCGGCCGGGCGGACATCGAGCCGATGGCCCGCCAGGTTCGTGAAAAGGTCGTCGCGGCGATCGAGGCGATTTGA
- a CDS encoding long-chain-fatty-acid--CoA ligase: MGRHRLEHAPPALVQVGSIEILHDDARDAVARAREAGIAVELEVWNGLPHVWHAVAHLPEARQAVARIGRFIRRAVPDKLQALPSPPPSAGTMPMLGLMQKAPLLISSLIRHADRHHGDVEIVSRRVEGDLHRTTYRELHRRSQKLANALDALGVGPGDVVGTLAWNGYRHMELYYGVSGKGAVLHTINPRLAPDQVAWIANHAQDKALFFDLTFLPIIERMAPHFRTVKAFVAMTDRAHMPPGSPIPNLLCYEELLDAARDGYHWPVFDENQASSICFTSGTTGNPKGTVYSHRSTMLHTFAIALPDALNVSARDVVLPVVPMFHVNAWGLPYACAMVGARLVFPGPALDGKSVYELIEAEKVTVSAGVPTVWQGLLNHTGLHHLKFSTMRRTVVGGAALPPAMLRLFEEQYGVAALHAWGMTEMSPLGTANAPRPRHADLDPEERYRIKAKQGRAVFGVDMRIVDADGKELPWDGNAFGDLQVRGPWILREYLEGDGGDPLVTDAQGLQWFPTGDVATIDAEGYMQITDRSKDVIKSGGEWISSIEIENVAVSHPAVAMAACIGLKHPKWDERPLVVVMRKPDAPVTREELLALYQDRVAKWQVPDDVVFVDAIPLGATGKVQKNKLREQFRDHFFRQD, from the coding sequence ATGGGTCGTCACCGCCTCGAGCACGCGCCGCCGGCCCTCGTGCAGGTCGGCAGCATCGAGATCCTCCACGACGACGCACGCGATGCGGTCGCACGCGCTCGTGAAGCGGGGATAGCCGTCGAACTTGAAGTGTGGAACGGCCTGCCGCATGTCTGGCATGCTGTCGCCCACCTGCCCGAGGCGCGCCAGGCCGTTGCCCGCATCGGCAGGTTCATCCGCCGCGCCGTCCCTGACAAATTGCAGGCGTTGCCATCGCCACCGCCTTCCGCCGGAACCATGCCCATGCTCGGACTCATGCAGAAAGCCCCGCTGCTCATCTCGTCGCTCATCCGCCACGCCGACCGCCACCATGGCGACGTCGAGATCGTGTCGCGGCGTGTCGAAGGCGACCTCCACCGCACGACCTACCGCGAGTTGCACCGGCGCTCGCAGAAGCTCGCCAATGCGCTTGATGCGCTCGGCGTCGGGCCGGGGGACGTCGTCGGCACGCTCGCCTGGAACGGCTACCGCCACATGGAGCTCTACTACGGCGTGTCGGGCAAGGGCGCCGTCCTGCACACGATCAACCCGCGCCTGGCCCCGGACCAGGTCGCGTGGATCGCGAACCACGCGCAGGACAAGGCGCTCTTCTTCGACTTGACGTTCCTGCCGATCATCGAAAGGATGGCCCCGCATTTCCGGACCGTGAAGGCGTTCGTGGCGATGACCGACCGCGCGCACATGCCGCCCGGATCGCCCATCCCGAACCTCCTGTGCTACGAGGAATTGCTGGACGCTGCGCGCGACGGGTACCACTGGCCCGTCTTCGACGAGAACCAGGCCTCCTCGATCTGCTTCACCTCCGGCACGACCGGCAACCCGAAGGGCACGGTCTACAGCCATCGCTCGACGATGCTGCACACTTTCGCCATCGCGCTCCCCGATGCGCTCAACGTTTCCGCGCGCGACGTGGTCCTTCCCGTCGTGCCGATGTTCCACGTGAACGCCTGGGGCCTGCCCTACGCGTGCGCGATGGTGGGCGCCAGGCTCGTGTTCCCCGGCCCCGCCCTCGACGGGAAATCGGTTTACGAGCTGATCGAGGCCGAGAAGGTGACCGTGTCGGCGGGCGTGCCCACGGTGTGGCAGGGCCTGCTCAATCACACCGGCCTGCACCACCTGAAGTTCTCCACGATGCGGCGCACGGTGGTCGGCGGCGCGGCGCTTCCTCCGGCGATGCTGCGCCTGTTCGAGGAGCAATACGGCGTGGCGGCACTGCACGCGTGGGGCATGACGGAGATGAGCCCCCTGGGCACCGCCAACGCGCCGCGTCCCCGCCATGCCGATCTGGATCCCGAGGAGCGGTACAGGATCAAGGCGAAGCAGGGGCGCGCCGTTTTCGGTGTCGACATGCGGATCGTCGATGCGGATGGCAAGGAACTGCCGTGGGACGGCAACGCCTTCGGCGACCTCCAGGTGCGCGGTCCGTGGATCCTGCGCGAGTACCTGGAAGGCGACGGGGGCGATCCGCTCGTTACCGACGCGCAGGGGCTGCAGTGGTTCCCGACGGGCGACGTCGCGACCATCGACGCCGAGGGCTACATGCAGATCACCGACCGCAGCAAGGACGTGATCAAGTCGGGCGGCGAATGGATCAGCTCGATCGAGATCGAGAACGTGGCGGTGTCGCATCCAGCCGTCGCGATGGCGGCGTGCATCGGCCTGAAGCATCCCAAGTGGGACGAGCGGCCGCTGGTCGTGGTGATGAGAAAGCCCGACGCCCCGGTCACGCGCGAGGAGCTGCTTGCCCTGTATCAGGACCGGGTCGCGAAGTGGCAGGTGCCCGATGACGTCGTCTTCGTCGACGCGATCCCGCTGGGGGCGACCGGCAAGGTGCAGAAGAACAAGCTGCGCGAGCAGTTCCGCGACCACTTTTTCAGGCAGGACTGA